The Syngnathus acus chromosome 3, fSynAcu1.2, whole genome shotgun sequence genome includes a window with the following:
- the LOC119120970 gene encoding SKI family transcriptional corepressor 1 homolog-B-like isoform X2 — protein sequence MESIAGQLREPGREASSTPSPKRDAQGLSGPLKPNQVSETSLYGVPIVCLVIDGRERLCLAQISNTLLKNYSYNEIHNRRVALGITCVQCTPVQLELLRRAGAMPISSRRCGMITKREAERLCKSFLGAHSPPKLPENFAFDVSHECAWGCRGSFIPARYNSSRAKCIKCTFCNMYFSPNKFIFHSHRTPESKYLQPDAANFNSWRRHLKLTEKKPSDDINHAWEDVKAMFNGGSRKRTLPMGSSREQSPMKAQASSALNRTASPEVPRKTLRCDDDQGSNNITLASSARSYPLIPVPSKNFGMLQKIPPPLFPHHPYGFASYGLCPKKSDSVPDVTKSNVPGVFWPTTKDAIYPAFPVFWPSASSLPMPPYQAKPPELPGVRQADLDLSDQSERGVNTPKDGHQQQQDRPSSSSNCRNDDDRSGDETTSHRKISYISAFRPVVKDAETIAKLYGTREGFNVRAGYLSPDFVSETSSYRSMSPDRDTVEDDDDDEDPDVDVESSRGAEDEEPIRISPRGNRHESPAPEAPEESQGKGAPCSPAVASPEDSAHTGSSDEGRLIRDGSPIHQVYADEKDCQVQVDETFESPSSPCRSNGAHHGQQNITSNQEQMDKQAEGALRIDISVHERNLENMAKEELQKQLLEQMELRKKLEREFQHLKDNFQDQMKRELSYREEMVQQLQIVRAHDALHHFSCKMLTPRQCTGACTFKPPLLPP from the exons ATGGAGTCAATAGCAGGACAGCTTCGAGAGCCTGGAAGAGAAGCCAGCTCCACCCCAAGTCCCAAACGGGACGCCCAGGGCCTCTCCGGCCCCCTCAAACCGAACCAAGTGAGCGAGACCTCCCTGTACGGGGTGCCCATCGTCTGCCTTGTCATCGACGGGAGAGAACGACTGTGCCTGGCCCAGATCTCCAACACCCTCCTGAAGAACTACAGCTACAACGAGATCCACAACCGCAGGGTGGCATTGGGCATCACCTGTGTGCAGTGCACCCCCGTGCAGCTGGAGCTCCTGCGACGCGCCGGCGCCATGCCCATCTCGTCCAGACGCTGCGGCATGATCACCAAGCGGGAGGCCGAGCGGCTCTGCAAGTCCTTCCTTGGGGCGCACAGCCCCCCAAAGCTGCCCGAGAATTTCGCATTCGATGTGTCCCACGAGTGTGCGTGGGGTTGCAGGGGAAGCTTCATCCCGGCCCGATACAACAGCTCCCGGGCCAAGTGCATCAAGTGCACCTTTTGCAACATGTATTTCTCCCCGaataaattcattttccaCTCGCATCGCACCCCTGAGTCCAAGTACCTGCAGCCGGACGCGGCCAACTTCAACTCGTGGAGGCGCCACCTGAAACTGACGGAGAAGAAGCCCTCGGACGACATCAACCACGCGTGGGAGGATGTCAAGGCCATGTTTAACGGGGGCAGCAGAAAGAGGACGCTTCCTATGGGGAGCTCGCGGGAGCAGTCGCCCATGAAAGCGCAAGCTTCCTCCGCACTCAACCGCACCGCTTCCCCGGAAGTCCCGCGCAAAACTTTACGGTGCGACGACGATCAGGGGAGTAATAACATCACTTTGGCGAGCAGTGCGAGGAGCTATCCACTCATCCCGGTCCCCAGTAAAAACTTTGGCATGCTCCAAAAAATCCCCCCACCCTTATTCCCGCATCACCCGTATGGTTTCGCTAGCTACGGCTTGTGTCCGAAAAAAAGTGACAGCGTGCCAGATGTGACTAAAAGCAACGTCCCCGGCGTCTTTTGGCCGACTACCAAGGACGCAATTTACCCCGCTTTCCCCGTCTTTTGGCCCTCGGCTAGCAGCCTCCCCATGCCGCCCTACCAGGCCAAACCTCCGGAGCTGCCCGGGGTTCGCCAGGCCGACCTCGACTTATCAGACCAAAGCGAAAGGGGTGTGAACACCCCCAAAGAcggccaccagcagcagcaggatcGCCCCAGTTCGTCTAGCAACTGCAGGAACGACGATGACAGGTCCGGGGACGAGACGACTTCACATCGGAAGATCAGCTACATCTCCGCCTTTAGACCTGTCGTCAAAGACGCGGAGACCATCGCCAAGTTGTACGGGACCCGGGAGGGCTTCAATGTGCGGGCTGGCTACCTCTCCCCGGACTTTGTTAGCGAAACGTCCAGCTATAGATCCATGTCCCCGGACAGAGACACCGTggaagacgacgacgacgacgaggacCCCGACGTTGATGTGGAGTCAAGCAGAGGAGCAGAGGATGAAGAGCCGATCCGGATCTCGCCGAGAGGGAACCGCCACGAGTCTCCTGCGCCCGAGGCGCCTGAAGAGAGCCAGGGGAAGGGTGCACCTTGCAGCCCCGCTGTAGCATCACCTGAGGACTCGGCGCACACTGGCTCTTCCGATGAAGGCAGGCTCATCCGGGATGGCTCACCTATTCATCAA GTGTATGCGGATGAAAAGGACTGCCAAGTGCAAGTGGACGAGACGTTCGAGTCGCCGAGCAGCCCCTGCAGATCAAACG gtgCGCACCACGGTCAACAAAATATAACATCCAATCAGGAACAGATGGACAAACAAg ctgAAGGAGCTTTACGCATTGACATCAGTGTACATGAACGAAATCTGGAGAACATGGCAAAAG AGGAGTTGCAGAAGCAGCTCCTGGAGCAGATGGAGCTGAGGAAAAAGCTCGAGAGAGAATTTCAACATTTGAAAG ATAATTTTCAGGATCAAATGAAGCGCGAGCTGTCCTACAGAGAGGAAATGGTCCAGCAGCTGCAGATTGTTCGAG CTCACGACGCCCTTCACCATTTCTCCTGCAAGATGTTGACCCCTCGCCAGTGTACTGGAGCCTGCACCTTTAAACCTCCTCTACTGCCTCCTTAA
- the LOC119120970 gene encoding SKI family transcriptional corepressor 1 homolog-B-like isoform X1: MESIAGQLREPGREASSTPSPKRDAQGLSGPLKPNQVSETSLYGVPIVCLVIDGRERLCLAQISNTLLKNYSYNEIHNRRVALGITCVQCTPVQLELLRRAGAMPISSRRCGMITKREAERLCKSFLGAHSPPKLPENFAFDVSHECAWGCRGSFIPARYNSSRAKCIKCTFCNMYFSPNKFIFHSHRTPESKYLQPDAANFNSWRRHLKLTEKKPSDDINHAWEDVKAMFNGGSRKRTLPMGSSREQSPMKAQASSALNRTASPEVPRKTLRCDDDQGSNNITLASSARSYPLIPVPSKNFGMLQKIPPPLFPHHPYGFASYGLCPKKSDSVPDVTKSNVPGVFWPTTKDAIYPAFPVFWPSASSLPMPPYQAKPPELPGVRQADLDLSDQSERGVNTPKDGHQQQQDRPSSSSNCRNDDDRSGDETTSHRKISYISAFRPVVKDAETIAKLYGTREGFNVRAGYLSPDFVSETSSYRSMSPDRDTVEDDDDDEDPDVDVESSRGAEDEEPIRISPRGNRHESPAPEAPEESQGKGAPCSPAVASPEDSAHTGSSDEGRLIRDGSPIHQVYADEKDCQVQVDETFESPSSPCRSNGAHHGQQNITSNQEQMDKQAEGALRIDISVHERNLENMAKEELQKQLLEQMELRKKLEREFQHLKDNFQDQMKRELSYREEMVQQLQIVREAHDALHHFSCKMLTPRQCTGACTFKPPLLPP; this comes from the exons ATGGAGTCAATAGCAGGACAGCTTCGAGAGCCTGGAAGAGAAGCCAGCTCCACCCCAAGTCCCAAACGGGACGCCCAGGGCCTCTCCGGCCCCCTCAAACCGAACCAAGTGAGCGAGACCTCCCTGTACGGGGTGCCCATCGTCTGCCTTGTCATCGACGGGAGAGAACGACTGTGCCTGGCCCAGATCTCCAACACCCTCCTGAAGAACTACAGCTACAACGAGATCCACAACCGCAGGGTGGCATTGGGCATCACCTGTGTGCAGTGCACCCCCGTGCAGCTGGAGCTCCTGCGACGCGCCGGCGCCATGCCCATCTCGTCCAGACGCTGCGGCATGATCACCAAGCGGGAGGCCGAGCGGCTCTGCAAGTCCTTCCTTGGGGCGCACAGCCCCCCAAAGCTGCCCGAGAATTTCGCATTCGATGTGTCCCACGAGTGTGCGTGGGGTTGCAGGGGAAGCTTCATCCCGGCCCGATACAACAGCTCCCGGGCCAAGTGCATCAAGTGCACCTTTTGCAACATGTATTTCTCCCCGaataaattcattttccaCTCGCATCGCACCCCTGAGTCCAAGTACCTGCAGCCGGACGCGGCCAACTTCAACTCGTGGAGGCGCCACCTGAAACTGACGGAGAAGAAGCCCTCGGACGACATCAACCACGCGTGGGAGGATGTCAAGGCCATGTTTAACGGGGGCAGCAGAAAGAGGACGCTTCCTATGGGGAGCTCGCGGGAGCAGTCGCCCATGAAAGCGCAAGCTTCCTCCGCACTCAACCGCACCGCTTCCCCGGAAGTCCCGCGCAAAACTTTACGGTGCGACGACGATCAGGGGAGTAATAACATCACTTTGGCGAGCAGTGCGAGGAGCTATCCACTCATCCCGGTCCCCAGTAAAAACTTTGGCATGCTCCAAAAAATCCCCCCACCCTTATTCCCGCATCACCCGTATGGTTTCGCTAGCTACGGCTTGTGTCCGAAAAAAAGTGACAGCGTGCCAGATGTGACTAAAAGCAACGTCCCCGGCGTCTTTTGGCCGACTACCAAGGACGCAATTTACCCCGCTTTCCCCGTCTTTTGGCCCTCGGCTAGCAGCCTCCCCATGCCGCCCTACCAGGCCAAACCTCCGGAGCTGCCCGGGGTTCGCCAGGCCGACCTCGACTTATCAGACCAAAGCGAAAGGGGTGTGAACACCCCCAAAGAcggccaccagcagcagcaggatcGCCCCAGTTCGTCTAGCAACTGCAGGAACGACGATGACAGGTCCGGGGACGAGACGACTTCACATCGGAAGATCAGCTACATCTCCGCCTTTAGACCTGTCGTCAAAGACGCGGAGACCATCGCCAAGTTGTACGGGACCCGGGAGGGCTTCAATGTGCGGGCTGGCTACCTCTCCCCGGACTTTGTTAGCGAAACGTCCAGCTATAGATCCATGTCCCCGGACAGAGACACCGTggaagacgacgacgacgacgaggacCCCGACGTTGATGTGGAGTCAAGCAGAGGAGCAGAGGATGAAGAGCCGATCCGGATCTCGCCGAGAGGGAACCGCCACGAGTCTCCTGCGCCCGAGGCGCCTGAAGAGAGCCAGGGGAAGGGTGCACCTTGCAGCCCCGCTGTAGCATCACCTGAGGACTCGGCGCACACTGGCTCTTCCGATGAAGGCAGGCTCATCCGGGATGGCTCACCTATTCATCAA GTGTATGCGGATGAAAAGGACTGCCAAGTGCAAGTGGACGAGACGTTCGAGTCGCCGAGCAGCCCCTGCAGATCAAACG gtgCGCACCACGGTCAACAAAATATAACATCCAATCAGGAACAGATGGACAAACAAg ctgAAGGAGCTTTACGCATTGACATCAGTGTACATGAACGAAATCTGGAGAACATGGCAAAAG AGGAGTTGCAGAAGCAGCTCCTGGAGCAGATGGAGCTGAGGAAAAAGCTCGAGAGAGAATTTCAACATTTGAAAG ATAATTTTCAGGATCAAATGAAGCGCGAGCTGTCCTACAGAGAGGAAATGGTCCAGCAGCTGCAGATTGTTCGAG AAGCTCACGACGCCCTTCACCATTTCTCCTGCAAGATGTTGACCCCTCGCCAGTGTACTGGAGCCTGCACCTTTAAACCTCCTCTACTGCCTCCTTAA